A genome region from Drosophila simulans strain w501 chromosome 2R, Prin_Dsim_3.1, whole genome shotgun sequence includes the following:
- the LOC27206606 gene encoding V-type proton ATPase 116 kDa subunit a translates to MRVFKKQQTKVKSFFRSEDMDLCQLLLHTENAFDCLIELGHHGAVQFNNVYDEDRLLNNLYSKKVTQCYELLRIVDSLHTYIVQLHVNEIFYPDVDRENRLKEKDLAKYSDSLKRIHVEASAVTEHYYRLDSRRNRMMEHSFALNKANKYMVSDMGSELLYSESTVIGLVQDATTTSGAYPAHLNYMIGCIRADKFYSFELLLYRLCSFNLIIRFAEMPSPVYEYHYGYKPERVRKFAILMMASSTMIWPKVLKICALYHVNIYDCPSSASQREDKVKELSQEIVNVEKVLKEAELMRRQILEVAGRDLFIIRVNLRKALKVYDLMNRLRLVGGVEVPRYLLAEVYIPSSDVPEVEAILRSASRISGGADINDSSDEDEMNDMKTMPDTTPYPIESDFQPLEDMSAGAILLKKNRLVSHMPPTYFRLNKFTRGFQNLIDAYGMADYKELNPAPYTIITFPFLFAVMFGDLGHGILLILFSSLMIWKHREIERYQINATSENEILNILYAGRYIILLMGVFSVYMGLVYNIVMAKGFNLFGSSWSCRYNETTVYDPAFHVTLDSSHPHFYSGHPYPLGMDPVWAVCGQDSITTTNSLKMKMAIVLGISQMMFGLGLAAANCVLMKRKADLILVVIPQMVFMLCLFGYLVFLIFYKWLSYGGHKPAPYNAACAPSVLITFINMMLMKKEEPVENCLDYMYPNERMIEFALVGIAFSTIPILLAGKPIYLMRRRRKMEQERERDFKRMRRQTIAEMRSTMRYTDDDNSETSRQKSVDNEEEHEMSEIWIHSGIHTIETVLGSVSHTASYLRLWALSLAHDQLSDVLWHMVLTKGFANTLPLYYGVPVLMAAFFAWAILTVAILVMMEGLSAFLHTLRLHWVEFQSKFFGGAGESFKAFSFPPSNQRS, encoded by the coding sequence ATGAGAGTTTTTAAGAAACAGCAGACGAAAGTCAAGTCTTTTTTCCGCAGCGAGGACATGGATTTGTGCCAACTGTTGCTGCACACGGAAAATGCCTTCGATTGCCTCATAGAGCTGGGACACCATGGAGCCGTGCAGTTCAACAATGTCTACGATGAGGACCGATTGCTGAACAACCTCTACTCCAAAAAAGTGACTCAGTGCTATGAACTACTACGCATCGTGGACAGCCTGCACACTTACATCGTCCAATTGCATGTGAACGAGATATTCTATCCGGATGTCGATCGAGAGAATCGGCTGAAGGAGAAGGATCTGGCCAAGTATAGTGATAGTCTGAAACGCATCCATGTGGAGGCCAGCGCCGTGACGGAGCACTACTACCGACTGGACAGTCGTCGAAATCGCATGATGGAGCACAGCTTTGCTTTGAACAAGGCCAACAAGTATATGGTTTCCGACATGGGCAGTGAACTGCTCTATTCGGAGAGCACAGTGATTGGCTTGGTTCAGGATGCCACGACCACCTCTGGAGCTTATCCGGCTCATCTGAACTATATGATCGGCTGCATCCGAGCTGATAAGTTCTATAGCTTTGAGCTGCTGCTCTACCGCTTGTGCTCCTTCAACCTGATCATACGATTTGCCGAAATGCCTAGTCCGGTCTACGAATATCATTATGGCTATAAGCCGGAAAGGGTGCGAAAGTTTGCAATTCTCATGATGGCCAGCTCAACGATGATCTGGCCCAAGGTGCTCAAGATATGTGCTCTCTATCATGTTAATATCTACGATTGCCCTAGTTCTGCCAGCCAGCGGGAGGATAAGGTCAAGGAGCTGAGCCAGGAGATAGTGAACGTGGAGAAGGTCCTCAAGGAGGCCGAATTGATGCGCCGCCAGATCCTGGAGGTTGCTGGTCGGGATCTATTCATTATACGTGTGAATCTTCGCAAGGCGCTGAAGGTGTACGATCTGATGAATCGCCTGAGATTGGTGGGCGGAGTAGAGGTACCTCGTTATCTATTGGCCGAGGTGTATATACCATCGTCCGATGTTCCCGAAGTGGAGGCAATCCTACGAAGTGCCTCTCGAATAAGTGGTGGTGCGGATATTAATGATTCATCTGATGAAGACGAGATGAATGATATGAAAACAATGCCAGATACTACTCCCTATCCCATTGAATCGGACTTCCAGCCGCTCGAGGATATGAGTGCTGGAGCTATTCTGCTAAAGAAGAACAGACTGGTCAGTCATATGCCACCAACGTACTTTCGGCTGAACAAGTTCACCAGGGGATTCCAGAACCTAATAGACGCCTATGGTATGGCCGATTACAAGGAGTTGAATCCCGCTCCGTACACCATCATCACATTCCCCTTCCTGTTTGCCGTTATGTTTGGCGACCTGGGTCATGGAATTCTGCTAATTTTGTTCTCCTCGCTCATGATTTGGAAGCACAGGGAGATCGAAAGGTATCAGATTAACGCGACCTCGGAGAACGAGATCCTGAATATCCTTTATGCGGGACGCTACATAATCTTACTGATGGGTGTATTTTCCGTCTACATGGGCCTGGTCTACAACATAGTCATGGCCAAGGGCTTTAATCTTTTCGGTTCGAGCTGGAGTTGTCGGTACAATGAGACCACTGTGTATGATCCCGCTTTTCATGTGACCCTGGACTCTTCGCATCCTCACTTCTACTCGGGCCATCCGTATCCATTGGGAATGGATCCAGTGTGGGCCGTCTGCGGCCAGGACTCGATAACCACGACCAATTCGTTGAAGATGAAGATGGCCATTGTCCTGGGCATATCACAAATGATGTTTGGACTGGGCCTGGCTGCCGCTAATTGTGTGCTGATGAAGCGAAAAGCAGATCTCATTCTGGTCGTAATTCCGCAGATGGTCTTCATGCTGTGCCTCTTCGGCTACCTCGTCTTCCTGATCTTCTACAAGTGGCTGTCCTACGGAGGCCATAAGCCGGCGCCCTACAATGCTGCGTGTGCTCCCTCCGTTCTGATCACCTTCATCAACATGATGCTGATGAAAAAGGAAGAACCGGTGGAGAACTGCCTGGATTATATGTATCCTAATGAGCGGATGATAGAGTTCGCCCTGGTGGGGATAGCCTTTTCTACGATACCCATTTTATTGGCCGGCAAGCCAATATATCTCATGCGGCGTCGCAGAAAGATGGAAcaggaacgggaacgggattTTAAGAGGATGCGCCGCCAGACCATCGCGGAAATGCGATCCACGATGAGGTACACGGATGACGATAACAGTGAGACCAGCAGGCAGAAGAGCGTTGACAATGAGGAGGAACACGAGATGTCGGAGATTTGGATTCACTCTGGAATCCACACGATCGAAACGGTCCTGGGCTCGGTATCACATACGGCCTCCTACCTTCGATTGTGGGCCCTCTCATTGGCGCACGATCAGCTGTCTGATGTCCTGTGGCACATGGTACTGACCAAGGGATTCGCCAACACTCTGCCATTGTACTATGGTGTGCCCGTGCTCATGGCCGCTTTCTTCGCCTGGGCCATTCTCACAGTGGCCATACTGGTGATGATGGAGGGATTGAGCGCCTTCCTGCACACCCTGCGGCTTCACTGGGTGGAGTTCCAGTCGAAGTTTTTCGGCGGAGCAGGCGAGTCCTTCAAGGCATTCAGTTTCCCGCCGTCAAACCAGAGGAGTTAG